In Ruania zhangjianzhongii, the following proteins share a genomic window:
- a CDS encoding NAD(P)/FAD-dependent oxidoreductase, with protein sequence MTHVDLLIAGAGLAAASLIDELRDRGDDRSVLLVGDEGERPYERPPLSKEVLLGQEPVESAYVHDLAHYETHGVQTTLSDAVAGIAPDSRRIQLASGTEVGYTDLVLATGATPRRLPIDGMDLPGVHTLRRIGDAEAIKATFGEGRRLVVIGAGWIGLEVAAAARQAGTQVTVLEAADVPLQATMGAELGSYFARLHTSRGVDLRTGTAATAIEGADRVTGVQVDGKTLPADTVLVAVGAAPNTGLAESAELDVENGILVDERLRAADHIYAIGDVAHAVNTALGQRVRVEHWDNAIRQGKLAAKVLIGTDEVYDWQPYFFTDQYDLGMEYVGRGLPEDRVVIRGELESGEFLAFWLRSGVLTAAMNVNIWDVSDQLRAHIGREIAPERLADEAVPLADL encoded by the coding sequence ATGACCCATGTTGACCTGCTGATCGCCGGGGCTGGACTGGCTGCCGCATCGCTGATCGACGAGCTCCGGGATCGGGGCGACGACCGCTCAGTACTTCTGGTGGGTGACGAGGGCGAGCGCCCCTATGAGCGGCCACCGCTGTCCAAGGAGGTACTGCTCGGGCAGGAGCCGGTGGAGTCGGCCTACGTGCACGATCTAGCGCACTACGAGACCCACGGCGTGCAGACCACCTTGAGCGACGCCGTCGCCGGTATCGCCCCGGACAGCCGGAGGATCCAGCTGGCTTCCGGTACCGAGGTGGGCTATACCGATCTGGTGCTCGCCACCGGCGCCACCCCGCGCAGGCTGCCGATCGACGGGATGGATCTGCCGGGAGTGCACACGCTGCGCCGGATCGGTGATGCCGAGGCGATCAAGGCGACCTTCGGCGAAGGCAGGCGTCTGGTGGTGATCGGTGCCGGCTGGATCGGCCTCGAGGTAGCCGCGGCCGCCCGGCAGGCGGGTACTCAGGTGACCGTGCTGGAGGCGGCAGACGTACCGTTGCAGGCCACGATGGGTGCCGAGCTCGGGAGCTACTTCGCTCGGCTGCACACCTCCCGCGGCGTGGACCTGCGCACCGGGACCGCCGCAACCGCGATCGAGGGTGCGGACCGGGTCACCGGAGTGCAGGTCGACGGAAAGACGCTGCCGGCCGATACCGTGCTGGTGGCAGTCGGCGCGGCCCCGAACACCGGACTCGCCGAGTCGGCCGAGCTGGATGTGGAGAACGGGATCCTGGTGGACGAACGGCTGCGCGCGGCGGACCACATCTACGCGATCGGGGACGTGGCCCATGCCGTGAACACCGCACTCGGGCAGCGGGTGCGGGTGGAGCACTGGGACAACGCGATCCGGCAAGGCAAGCTCGCCGCGAAGGTCTTGATCGGCACCGACGAGGTCTACGACTGGCAGCCCTACTTCTTCACCGACCAGTACGACCTGGGGATGGAATACGTCGGTCGTGGACTGCCGGAGGACCGCGTGGTGATCCGCGGTGAGCTTGAGTCCGGGGAGTTTCTCGCCTTCTGGCTGCGCTCCGGGG